A window of the Cellvibrio sp. pealriver genome harbors these coding sequences:
- the purN gene encoding phosphoribosylglycinamide formyltransferase: MSTDDVKKMQVVVLISGSGSNLQALIDGAASGELPISIAAVISNRPDVFGLTRASQAGIPTLVLDHKSFASREAFDAELMRQIDAYNPGLVVLAGFMRILTPEFTQHYLGRMLNIHPSLLPKFQGLNTHQRALDAGEKHHGVTVHFVTAELDGGPAAIQAAVPVLPTDDASLLAKRVQRQEHVIYPLAVKWFAEGKLRMVDSKAELNGELLPASGYRIEANEP; this comes from the coding sequence ATGAGCACTGATGATGTAAAAAAAATGCAGGTTGTTGTCCTTATCTCTGGTAGCGGCAGCAATTTGCAAGCCCTGATAGACGGCGCAGCAAGCGGGGAACTCCCCATTTCAATCGCTGCAGTCATCAGCAATCGCCCCGATGTATTTGGCCTGACCCGAGCCTCCCAAGCTGGCATCCCCACCCTGGTGCTTGATCACAAAAGCTTCGCCAGCCGCGAAGCTTTTGATGCAGAACTCATGCGGCAGATTGATGCCTACAACCCCGGGCTTGTCGTGCTCGCGGGTTTTATGCGAATTCTCACGCCTGAGTTTACCCAGCATTATCTTGGCCGGATGCTCAATATACATCCATCGCTATTGCCCAAGTTTCAAGGCCTCAATACCCACCAGCGTGCACTGGATGCAGGCGAGAAACATCACGGTGTTACTGTCCACTTTGTTACCGCAGAGCTGGATGGAGGCCCTGCTGCAATTCAAGCCGCAGTTCCCGTACTGCCTACCGATGATGCGAGTTTGCTGGCAAAACGCGTACAACGTCAGGAACATGTTATTTATCCACTGGCGGTGAAGTGGTTTGCAGAGGGTAAATTAAGAATGGTGGATAGCAAAGCTGAGTTAAATGGTGAACTTTTGCCAGCATCCGGCTATCGAATTGAGGCAAACGAGCCCTAA
- a CDS encoding DUF3108 domain-containing protein: MSSLRAIVLFCVGVSISSFASATTAPKTFDNQYKAKLYGFNITVTNRLTQTADNQYHLLFKAESMIGSITEQSKMQWNPAQHTVSPLHYSYARRGVGKDRTAELSFDWNKKSVTNNVQKISWQMDIAQKVQDKLSYQIQMQQDLLNGSKSFSYQIADGGRLKEYKFIVEGEEILDTPLGKVNTIKVKRSRENDERVTYAWLAKDWNYLLVRLQQEEKGDVYTIYIHKATLDGKVIEKF; this comes from the coding sequence ATGTCCAGCCTCCGAGCTATCGTATTATTTTGTGTTGGCGTATCAATATCATCCTTCGCAAGTGCAACCACTGCACCGAAAACCTTTGACAACCAGTACAAAGCAAAACTCTACGGTTTCAACATTACCGTAACCAATCGCCTGACCCAAACAGCAGATAACCAATACCATCTGCTATTCAAAGCAGAATCGATGATTGGCAGTATTACCGAACAAAGCAAAATGCAATGGAATCCGGCACAGCACACTGTCAGCCCGCTTCATTACAGTTATGCACGGCGCGGAGTAGGGAAAGACCGCACAGCGGAGCTGTCATTTGATTGGAACAAAAAGAGTGTAACCAATAACGTACAGAAAATTAGCTGGCAGATGGATATTGCGCAAAAAGTACAAGATAAATTGAGCTACCAAATCCAGATGCAACAAGACTTGCTCAATGGCAGCAAAAGTTTCAGTTATCAGATTGCCGATGGCGGACGACTTAAAGAATATAAATTTATTGTTGAAGGCGAAGAAATTCTGGATACACCACTCGGCAAGGTAAACACCATCAAAGTAAAACGCAGCCGCGAAAATGATGAGCGCGTAACTTATGCATGGCTTGCCAAAGATTGGAATTATTTATTGGTGCGCCTGCAGCAAGAAGAAAAAGGGGATGTGTATACCATCTACATCCACAAAGCGACTTTGGATGGCAAAGTCATCGAAAAATTTTAA
- the slyD gene encoding peptidylprolyl isomerase, with translation MNISENCVASFHYTLTDGTGKVLDSSEGHEPLSYLHGAGNIIPGLESALEGKKVGDKLNVSVNAAEAYGVRDDNLVQELPSNMFSGIDNIEVGMEFHAETEHGLQVVTVTKVEGDQVTIDGNHPLAGVDLTFDVEITEVRSATEEELNHGHAHGAGGHHH, from the coding sequence ATGAACATCTCCGAAAACTGCGTTGCCAGCTTCCATTACACACTGACTGACGGCACTGGCAAAGTGCTGGATTCTTCCGAAGGTCATGAGCCTTTATCGTATTTGCACGGTGCAGGAAATATTATTCCGGGCCTGGAAAGTGCTTTGGAAGGTAAAAAAGTGGGCGACAAACTGAATGTTTCTGTTAATGCAGCAGAAGCTTATGGTGTGCGCGATGACAATCTTGTGCAGGAATTGCCATCCAACATGTTCAGCGGCATCGACAATATTGAAGTAGGCATGGAATTCCACGCTGAAACTGAACACGGTTTGCAAGTTGTGACTGTGACCAAAGTCGAAGGCGACCAAGTCACTATCGATGGCAATCACCCACTGGCAGGCGTTGACCTGACGTTTGATGTGGAAATCACCGAAGTCCGCTCAGCAACTGAAGAAGAGTTGAATCATGGTCACGCACATGGTGCAGGCGGCCATCATCACTAA
- a CDS encoding DUF4340 domain-containing protein, with product MNQSVTIDVNKATAVTVSSPVKVWQQRLTLILFVQLLLIVGIFAYNKNTQLNVDAQPLLGTAISEVDRIVIRDANSSAALQKAASGWQLPELHQLPVDQQKLDDILQKLEGTKLTWPVTTTSASHERFEVTDKKFQRRIELFTGDTKKADILLGGSPGFKKVYLRKEGDDNVYAVELTTFEFATNATEWLQKSLLAVKDPTMIKAADYHLQKKGDQWSFVVPAGSTPEKIAAEKLNELTNAVASLQIQSVEAQAPEGGERATIAVASSAGEFTFEFVKADGAFFVTRSDNNRYFKISQYEYERIVSINKAALVDNKPEAPASVVTNTSDPIADITSLDSVLKK from the coding sequence ATGAACCAATCAGTGACTATTGATGTGAACAAAGCAACAGCGGTGACTGTTTCGTCTCCTGTAAAAGTATGGCAGCAGCGACTGACATTAATCCTGTTCGTCCAATTGCTGCTTATTGTGGGAATATTTGCTTACAACAAAAATACACAACTCAATGTCGATGCTCAGCCATTGCTGGGCACGGCGATCAGTGAAGTTGATCGTATTGTTATCCGCGATGCGAATAGCAGTGCTGCGCTACAAAAAGCAGCATCTGGCTGGCAATTGCCGGAATTACATCAGTTGCCCGTTGACCAACAAAAGTTGGATGACATTCTGCAAAAACTGGAAGGCACTAAACTTACCTGGCCCGTGACAACGACGTCTGCGAGTCATGAGCGATTTGAAGTGACTGACAAAAAATTCCAGCGCCGTATTGAACTCTTCACAGGGGATACAAAAAAAGCGGATATTTTATTGGGCGGCAGCCCGGGCTTTAAAAAAGTATATCTGCGTAAAGAGGGGGACGATAACGTTTACGCCGTTGAGTTAACTACATTTGAGTTTGCGACTAATGCAACAGAGTGGCTACAAAAAAGTTTACTCGCGGTTAAAGATCCAACCATGATTAAAGCGGCAGATTACCATCTGCAAAAAAAGGGTGATCAATGGAGTTTTGTTGTTCCTGCAGGTTCTACTCCAGAGAAAATCGCAGCAGAAAAACTGAATGAGTTGACCAACGCTGTTGCCAGCTTGCAAATACAATCAGTTGAAGCACAGGCTCCGGAAGGTGGAGAGCGCGCGACTATTGCGGTGGCATCATCTGCGGGAGAATTCACGTTCGAATTTGTAAAAGCAGATGGCGCTTTCTTTGTGACGCGTAGCGACAACAATCGCTATTTTAAAATCAGTCAATATGAGTACGAGCGGATTGTGAGTATTAACAAAGCAGCGTTGGTGGATAATAAACCTGAAGCTCCTGCTTCTGTGGTGACCAATACTTCCGATCCGATTGCAGATATCACATCGCTTGATAGCGTATTGAAAAAATAA
- a CDS encoding Gldg family protein — protein sequence MQPKQTVLRIANKEISLFFSSPIAYLFLAVFAGVTLFTFFWGEAFFARNIADVRPLFEWMPLLLIFLASTLTMRMWSEERRSGTLEYVLTQPVPLWHFVVGKFLGCVALLVIALVITLPLPITVAIIGDLDWGPVVAGYLATLLLGAAYLSMGLFVSSRSDNQIVSLICAVALCGVFYLLGSKIITDFFGTTASEWLRLMGTGSRFESITRGVIDLRDLYYYISLILVFLALNTFSLERERWAATGNKQYHQGWRTLTGLLLINALGANFWLGQINQLRVDATQGNQYSISSATQHYLKQLQEPLLIRGYFSNKTHPLLAPLVPQIRDLIKEYEIESQGKVRVEFIDPVMNPELEQEANQKYAIQPVPFQVSDRYQASVVNSYFNVLVQYGNEYQVLGFRDLIEVKASNESDLDVKLRNPEHDLTRAIKKVLHSYQSGGNLFDTVKGDLVFNVYVSADDALPQQLQAFKRAVENEAKIQQEKSANRLKVNVIDPTADGGKVAEQIAQDYGFKPMATNLFSNERFYFYMTLAQGDQAVQIPLDDMSASSFERNFSSAVKRFASGFTKTVAMVTSGAQFNQLEEFLGAELNVVREDLTDGSVNGEADVLFLAAPNNLNEKQLFAVDQFLMQGGTVIAATSPYAASLSQRSLALQKQESGMKAWLAHHGIEIDEKLVMDKQNVPFPVPVTRNLGGFSVQEMRMLDYPYFIDVRGAGLQSENAITNSLPQVTMAWASPVVLNAEKQKDRKVTELLRSSDKSWLSGDMNIVPQITNDGVTPYIATGEQKSHLLGVITQGRFDSFFAGKESPLLKQESTAENADGNSAEKNEASTNTVGSVIQHSSDSARIILFSSNDFLSDPVISMASMANGGQYLNGLQLFANTLDWALEDEGLMSIRARSNFNRTLPAMEHGTQTFWEYLNYGLALLALLIVGFVQHRIKRAREQQYQQWLAS from the coding sequence ATGCAGCCTAAGCAAACGGTGTTGCGAATCGCCAATAAAGAAATTTCGTTATTTTTTTCATCGCCAATTGCCTATTTATTTTTGGCGGTATTTGCAGGCGTAACGCTTTTTACATTCTTTTGGGGCGAGGCATTTTTTGCGCGCAATATTGCCGATGTCCGTCCGTTGTTTGAGTGGATGCCACTGTTGCTGATTTTTCTTGCCAGTACGCTCACCATGCGGATGTGGAGTGAAGAACGCCGCAGCGGTACTTTGGAATATGTACTCACACAACCTGTTCCTCTGTGGCATTTTGTGGTGGGAAAATTTTTAGGTTGCGTTGCACTTTTAGTGATTGCGCTGGTGATTACCCTCCCATTACCTATCACCGTGGCCATCATTGGTGATCTGGATTGGGGGCCTGTGGTTGCAGGGTATCTTGCCACTTTATTGTTGGGCGCAGCTTATTTGAGTATGGGGCTTTTTGTTTCATCGCGTAGCGACAACCAAATTGTCAGTTTGATTTGTGCTGTTGCGCTCTGTGGAGTTTTTTATTTATTGGGTAGCAAAATCATTACCGATTTTTTCGGTACTACCGCCAGCGAGTGGTTGCGTTTAATGGGGACTGGCTCCCGCTTTGAATCAATCACTCGCGGCGTAATTGATCTTCGTGATCTTTATTATTACATCAGCCTCATTCTGGTTTTTCTTGCGCTGAATACCTTTTCTTTGGAACGCGAGCGTTGGGCTGCAACTGGAAATAAACAATATCACCAAGGGTGGCGCACATTGACCGGCTTGTTGTTGATTAATGCCTTGGGAGCCAATTTTTGGTTAGGGCAAATTAATCAACTACGTGTCGATGCTACCCAGGGCAATCAATATTCAATTTCTTCAGCAACGCAACATTATTTAAAACAGTTGCAAGAGCCATTGTTGATCCGCGGTTATTTCAGCAATAAAACTCATCCACTGCTTGCACCTTTAGTGCCGCAAATCCGCGATTTGATCAAAGAATATGAAATTGAAAGTCAGGGCAAGGTGCGTGTGGAGTTTATTGACCCGGTGATGAATCCCGAACTGGAGCAGGAAGCCAACCAGAAATATGCGATCCAGCCTGTACCTTTCCAGGTATCAGACCGCTATCAGGCATCGGTGGTGAATTCGTATTTCAACGTGTTGGTACAGTATGGCAACGAATATCAAGTGCTGGGTTTCCGTGATCTGATTGAAGTGAAAGCAAGTAATGAATCAGATCTGGATGTGAAGTTGCGCAACCCGGAGCATGACCTGACACGTGCGATTAAAAAAGTACTGCACAGCTATCAATCTGGTGGCAATTTATTTGACACAGTGAAGGGTGATCTGGTGTTTAACGTTTATGTTTCTGCCGATGATGCACTGCCGCAACAATTACAGGCATTTAAGCGTGCGGTAGAAAACGAAGCAAAAATACAGCAAGAGAAATCGGCAAACCGTTTAAAAGTCAATGTGATCGATCCCACTGCCGATGGTGGTAAAGTCGCTGAGCAAATTGCGCAGGATTATGGCTTTAAACCAATGGCAACCAATTTGTTCAGCAACGAGCGTTTCTATTTTTATATGACGCTCGCGCAGGGCGATCAAGCGGTACAGATCCCGCTGGATGATATGAGTGCATCGAGCTTTGAGCGAAATTTTTCATCTGCAGTTAAACGTTTTGCAAGCGGATTTACCAAAACCGTTGCAATGGTCACCTCAGGTGCACAATTTAATCAGCTGGAAGAGTTTTTGGGTGCCGAGCTGAATGTAGTGCGTGAAGATCTTACCGATGGTTCGGTTAATGGTGAGGCCGATGTGCTGTTCCTTGCTGCGCCTAACAATTTAAATGAAAAACAATTGTTTGCAGTTGATCAATTCTTGATGCAAGGCGGAACCGTTATTGCTGCAACATCGCCTTATGCAGCATCGCTCAGCCAGCGCAGTTTAGCTTTGCAAAAACAAGAGAGCGGTATGAAAGCATGGTTGGCACATCACGGTATTGAGATCGATGAAAAATTGGTGATGGATAAACAGAACGTACCATTCCCTGTGCCGGTAACACGTAATCTGGGTGGTTTTAGTGTGCAGGAAATGCGTATGCTGGATTACCCTTATTTTATCGACGTACGCGGGGCAGGTTTGCAATCCGAAAATGCCATCACCAACAGTTTGCCGCAAGTCACTATGGCGTGGGCATCACCTGTTGTATTGAATGCAGAAAAACAAAAAGACCGGAAGGTTACCGAGTTGCTGCGCAGTTCCGATAAATCCTGGTTGAGTGGCGACATGAATATAGTGCCGCAGATTACCAATGATGGTGTAACTCCTTACATTGCAACAGGCGAGCAAAAATCCCATTTGTTGGGTGTCATTACCCAAGGGCGTTTTGATTCCTTTTTTGCTGGTAAGGAATCGCCTCTGCTCAAGCAAGAGAGCACTGCTGAAAATGCAGATGGAAATTCCGCAGAAAAAAATGAGGCATCTACCAATACGGTCGGTAGCGTGATCCAACATTCTTCCGATTCTGCACGCATCATTTTATTCAGCTCAAATGATTTTCTCAGTGACCCAGTCATTTCAATGGCGAGCATGGCAAATGGCGGCCAGTATTTAAATGGTTTGCAATTATTTGCGAACACATTGGACTGGGCATTGGAGGATGAGGGGTTAATGAGTATTCGTGCGCGCAGCAATTTCAACCGTACATTGCCCGCGATGGAGCACGGCACACAAACTTTCTGGGAGTATTTAAATTACGGTCTGGCATTGCTCGCGCTCTTGATTGTTGGTTTTGTACAACACCGCATCAAGCGCGCCCGTGAGCAGCAATACCAACAATGGTTGGCGAGCTAG
- a CDS encoding ABC transporter ATP-binding protein, with the protein MLTVSKLKRAYGDFIAAEAVDFSIAKGEIVGLLGHNGAGKTTVMKMLSGYLEPSDGHIYFEGKRLSDHVKSLQRKIGYLPESLPVYPEMSVAEYLDYAAELKGLRDIEKQQEIKRVIKATDIAAKLLAPIATLSRGYKQRVGVAQALLGKPALLILDEPTNGLDPQQTLQMRELIRSIAKEATVILSTHIMQEVDALCDRVLMMRAGKLVLDEKLADLRVSRSLLLASSMKADELKKTLDIVTGVKTIEVLTSSDDETRARITIGDAASIKDICAAIARALINAGAALYQLHSETRDLESLFRDVNLHLPQEQKKEVINHAA; encoded by the coding sequence ATGCTGACAGTGTCAAAACTCAAGCGAGCCTACGGCGATTTTATCGCGGCAGAAGCTGTGGATTTTTCTATCGCCAAAGGAGAGATAGTAGGCTTGCTTGGTCATAACGGTGCAGGTAAAACGACAGTCATGAAAATGCTCAGTGGTTATCTTGAACCAAGCGACGGCCATATTTATTTCGAGGGAAAGCGACTTTCCGATCATGTAAAAAGCCTGCAAAGAAAAATAGGCTATTTGCCGGAAAGTTTGCCGGTGTATCCGGAGATGTCGGTAGCTGAATATCTGGATTACGCAGCCGAGCTGAAAGGCTTGCGCGATATTGAAAAGCAACAGGAAATAAAACGCGTTATTAAGGCGACAGATATTGCTGCAAAACTGCTTGCGCCTATCGCCACCTTGTCGCGCGGTTACAAACAGCGCGTTGGTGTTGCCCAAGCGCTATTAGGTAAACCTGCGTTGCTAATTCTTGATGAACCAACAAACGGTCTCGATCCCCAGCAAACCCTGCAAATGCGCGAACTCATCCGCAGCATCGCCAAAGAGGCGACGGTTATTCTGTCAACCCACATCATGCAAGAAGTGGATGCGTTGTGCGATCGCGTATTGATGATGCGCGCGGGCAAACTGGTGTTGGATGAAAAGTTGGCAGACTTAAGAGTTAGTCGCTCTCTGCTGCTGGCATCCAGCATGAAAGCAGATGAACTGAAAAAGACACTGGACATCGTCACCGGTGTAAAAACAATTGAAGTATTAACCAGCAGTGATGATGAAACGCGCGCGCGTATCACTATCGGCGATGCTGCCTCCATAAAAGATATTTGTGCGGCTATTGCGCGCGCGTTAATAAACGCTGGTGCGGCCTTGTATCAGTTGCACAGTGAAACACGCGACCTTGAAAGCTTGTTCCGCGATGTGAATCTTCATCTCCCACAAGAGCAAAAAAAGGAGGTAATTAACCATGCAGCCTAA
- a CDS encoding Hsp20 family protein: MNAIDLSPLYRSTIGFDRLGALLDTALRADQSAAGYPPYNIELTGENRYGITLAVAGFEQHELDIQTERGVLTVRGKKAEVNKEEHKYLYQGIATRSFERKFSLADHVEVTGAQLNNGLLTISLVKEVPEAMKPKTIAINSSGNLIQHNADTSKAA; the protein is encoded by the coding sequence ATGAATGCAATTGATCTTTCCCCTCTCTATCGCAGCACCATCGGTTTCGACCGTCTGGGTGCACTGTTAGATACTGCTCTGCGCGCTGACCAAAGTGCGGCCGGGTATCCTCCTTACAACATTGAGCTCACAGGCGAGAACCGCTATGGCATTACCCTCGCGGTAGCAGGCTTTGAGCAACATGAGCTGGATATCCAAACCGAGCGCGGTGTATTGACTGTGCGCGGCAAAAAAGCCGAGGTCAATAAAGAAGAGCACAAGTATCTCTATCAGGGCATAGCCACCCGCAGCTTCGAGCGCAAGTTCAGCTTGGCCGATCATGTCGAGGTGACCGGTGCCCAGCTTAATAATGGTCTGCTGACCATCAGCTTGGTGAAGGAGGTTCCCGAGGCAATGAAACCCAAAACCATTGCCATCAATAGCAGCGGGAATTTGATCCAACACAATGCTGATACCAGCAAAGCCGCTTAA
- the dapE gene encoding succinyl-diaminopimelate desuccinylase has translation MTSALTPTLQFATDLIRCRSVTPEDDGCQEMMIKRLEAIGFKTSRLRFGEVDNFWAIRSGIEGDVGPILAFAGHTDVVPTGPEANWNNPPFEPRIIDGMLHGRGAADMKGSLASMVVACENFIAKHPNHKGRIAFLITSDEEGPSVNGTVKVVEWLEANNTKMAWCIVGEPSSTKVVGDVIKNGRRGSLGAILKVKGIQGHVAYPHLADNPIHKLAPALAELAAEHWDNGNEFFPATSFQVSNINGGTGATNVIPGEVEVVFNFRFSTELTEQILRERTEAILNKHNLTYDLQWILSGQPFLTPRGDLVNAVVDAIKSETGIDTELSTSGGTSDGRFIAPTGAQVVELGPINATIHKVNECISADDLNKLTAIYERTLENLLT, from the coding sequence ATGACTTCTGCGTTAACCCCTACCCTGCAATTTGCCACTGATTTAATCCGCTGCCGCTCTGTCACTCCTGAAGATGACGGCTGTCAGGAAATGATGATCAAACGCCTTGAGGCAATCGGTTTTAAAACCTCGCGTTTACGTTTTGGCGAAGTAGATAACTTCTGGGCGATTCGCTCCGGTATAGAGGGCGATGTAGGCCCGATCCTCGCGTTTGCAGGTCACACCGACGTAGTGCCTACTGGCCCGGAGGCTAACTGGAATAACCCGCCGTTTGAACCGCGTATTATTGATGGCATGTTGCACGGGCGCGGCGCGGCCGATATGAAAGGCTCACTCGCGAGCATGGTTGTCGCCTGCGAAAATTTTATTGCCAAGCATCCGAACCACAAAGGCCGTATCGCGTTTTTGATCACCAGTGATGAAGAAGGTCCTTCCGTTAATGGCACGGTAAAAGTGGTGGAATGGCTGGAAGCGAATAACACCAAAATGGCCTGGTGTATTGTGGGTGAACCATCCAGCACCAAGGTGGTGGGCGATGTCATTAAAAATGGCCGCCGTGGTTCGCTTGGCGCGATTTTGAAAGTAAAAGGCATTCAAGGTCACGTGGCTTATCCACACCTGGCCGATAACCCTATCCACAAGCTGGCTCCTGCACTGGCAGAGCTCGCCGCAGAACATTGGGATAACGGTAATGAATTTTTCCCGGCAACCAGCTTTCAAGTGTCCAACATCAATGGCGGCACTGGCGCAACCAATGTGATTCCCGGCGAAGTGGAAGTGGTTTTTAATTTCCGTTTTTCTACCGAACTTACCGAACAAATCCTGCGTGAGCGCACCGAAGCGATTTTGAATAAACACAATCTCACCTACGATCTGCAATGGATTTTAAGCGGCCAACCCTTTTTAACCCCACGCGGAGATTTGGTTAATGCGGTTGTGGATGCGATTAAATCCGAAACCGGCATTGATACTGAATTATCGACCTCGGGCGGCACCTCCGACGGACGCTTTATTGCCCCTACCGGTGCGCAAGTTGTTGAGCTTGGCCCTATCAATGCGACCATCCACAAAGTTAATGAATGTATCAGCGCCGATGATTTAAACAAGCTGACAGCGATTTATGAACGCACGTTAGAAAATTTGTTAACGTAA
- a CDS encoding leucine-rich repeat domain-containing protein, which yields MKISIQSFAVVLLASAMVACGGSSGNKSNTNSSSAVSSVSSGSAASELPASSVQSQSNSSLASSSLVGSNQSASSVSSAVSSRADELFVNALSNKGGSIVPNGFIDVDANATTALMATPEAGYRVAGAYGCDHRIEGNQVIVGPIAESCTLNVSFVRVGSLADQLQLQDRGLIRCITEMEDKSNSVITAQSITELVCGNLFDPVSSYEELTLFPNLQKLSLTSTRLSGSWSFAFFQQLTELNLSDNYLDAVDVSQNTKLTTLNVSENRLTQLNVSPLVNLVRLDVHDNQLAQIDLTANTRLQSVNVENNNITGLVISPLLQLHTLDVSRNPITALDWVVNTELTSLNVGWTSLTAVDVSMLPKLAFLNLAGLGLSNIDVSKNTALAQLEIMENKLTAVDISMLPELRKLLVYKNQLSNLSLSANTKLVDVNVLDNRITALDTSKLPDLEVLWGTYNQIGSIDLSKNTKIKWVLLTDNQLTSVSGVEKLNKEAELDFSRNPLDAATRSYLFDLYDKQGYEYLSF from the coding sequence ATGAAAATCTCGATTCAATCTTTCGCAGTAGTGCTATTAGCAAGCGCAATGGTCGCTTGTGGCGGCAGCAGTGGTAACAAGAGCAACACGAACAGCAGCAGTGCGGTGTCCAGCGTGTCATCCGGCAGTGCGGCCAGCGAGCTTCCCGCAAGCTCAGTGCAGAGCCAGAGCAACTCATCACTGGCAAGCTCCTCGCTTGTGGGCAGTAACCAAAGCGCATCATCAGTATCCAGCGCGGTATCTTCCCGTGCAGACGAGCTGTTTGTTAATGCCTTATCGAATAAAGGTGGGAGCATAGTTCCCAACGGATTTATTGATGTGGATGCGAATGCGACAACTGCGCTGATGGCAACGCCGGAGGCGGGGTACCGTGTCGCGGGAGCTTATGGTTGCGATCATCGCATTGAAGGCAATCAAGTCATTGTCGGGCCCATTGCCGAATCCTGCACGTTGAATGTCAGTTTTGTGCGCGTTGGCTCGTTGGCCGATCAACTGCAATTACAAGATCGCGGCTTGATTCGTTGCATCACAGAAATGGAAGATAAAAGTAACTCGGTGATCACGGCGCAAAGTATTACCGAATTGGTATGTGGTAATTTGTTTGATCCTGTCTCCTCGTATGAGGAACTGACGTTATTTCCCAATCTGCAAAAATTATCGCTCACCTCAACACGCTTATCGGGTTCGTGGAGTTTCGCTTTTTTCCAACAGTTAACGGAGCTGAATCTTTCGGATAATTACCTGGATGCGGTGGATGTCAGTCAAAACACCAAACTCACCACATTAAATGTGAGCGAGAACCGGCTTACACAATTAAATGTATCGCCTCTGGTGAATTTAGTGAGGCTCGATGTGCATGATAATCAGCTAGCGCAAATCGATTTAACGGCCAATACCCGTTTGCAATCAGTGAATGTGGAGAACAATAACATCACTGGCTTGGTGATCAGCCCGCTGTTGCAATTACATACTTTGGATGTATCGCGCAATCCAATCACCGCATTGGATTGGGTTGTTAACACCGAGCTGACATCGCTGAATGTTGGTTGGACATCACTGACTGCCGTTGATGTTTCCATGCTGCCCAAATTGGCATTTCTGAATCTTGCGGGGCTTGGGTTAAGCAATATTGATGTATCGAAAAATACTGCACTGGCGCAACTGGAAATAATGGAAAATAAATTAACCGCTGTGGATATCAGCATGTTGCCGGAATTGCGCAAGTTATTGGTATATAAAAACCAGTTGAGTAATCTGTCGCTGTCTGCGAATACCAAACTGGTAGATGTAAATGTGCTGGATAATCGCATCACCGCATTGGATACCAGCAAGCTGCCGGATCTGGAAGTGCTTTGGGGGACCTATAACCAAATAGGCAGTATCGATCTATCCAAAAACACGAAAATTAAATGGGTGTTGTTGACCGATAACCAATTAACGAGTGTAAGCGGTGTTGAAAAATTAAATAAAGAAGCTGAGTTGGATTTCAGTAGAAACCCGCTTGATGCCGCGACACGAAGCTACTTGTTCGACCTGTATGACAAACAAGGGTATGAATATTTGTCGTTTTGA